TAATATCGGCTCTTTGCAGAAGCTACGTACTGCTTTTAATAACATTCTGCTTGACGTGTTTGCAGTAACATTAATAATTTTAGAAGaaacttctttctttcttctttctttctttcttttaaatCTAGATCTTCGAGGCTATCGTACTAGCCCAAAAAGGTCTATCCACCGTTCATCATATTCTTCATTAAGAAGGGATGTAACATTCATGAAATTATGTGGATGTGCCATATTCTCGACCCGGATGCTGGacacattaatgcagatagggagggtgcgatgacccgtcagactggttttattggtgtttatctttagttcaAAACTACTTGTCTCTtgttccaaatccaaagccatttggccaagggccGTTACCCGGCGGGAGAGCAAACAgacatcatcagcgtagtcgaggtgtttaaggaaaaatatcatagtccactgctttctcgaaatcgatgaagaacaagtgaagcgaagatctaaattccgcgtactgttccaaaatggtccgaagggtgctgatgtggtcaatgcaggaggatcagaAGCCGAAACccgcctgctctctgtcgatcaatctttcgaggtgttctttgtTTCGTTTGGCTATgatattattttagctactatctttgcgacagctgggagcatgcagatacccctcAAATTGTCACAATCAAAAGGGGCGCCCTTCGTTGTAATATTAATGATCAtttccttcttccattctctgcgAAGGTCTCGGATTCGGAAGTGGCAGATCTGCACTAATTACAGGTCCAGAGagaaataactctgcggggagaccattAAGCGTAGCTACTATActccacgcttcctagatacacaaattgatcgacgctttcaatgctctgcccattaatacagataggggGATTGcgttgacccgtcagactgaaaaccttggtgttgttggtgtttatcttcagtttagTTCACTTCAGTCCAAATTTAAAGACATTTGGGCAAGGTGCCTAGGTTAAGGTGTTTGACAGAAGACGACagagtccattgaattcctccacattcTCCAGCCGCCACTAATAacagaaagaaataaaatcagtgGACAAAATGCAAACCTCGCGGACTCTACTTTGGACCTCACATTTATCTCGTCAGGTAACAATtagtgccatcatatgtcgctctgataatagctaaccGTTTCCCCAGAATGCCCTTCCTATGTAGAATACTTCAGATGCACTCCCTGCtcacgttatcgaaagcttccccgaaatcgatgaagagcaaatgaagcgaagatctaaactaaaCGCAGTCTTCTAAAATTACCCGTAGAGTCTTATGTGCCTGCCGATCATACTCTTGAGACTTTCATGCGTTTCGGATTATTTTAGTCGTTATCTTGACGATGGTTGTAAAGCCGAGCGCAATTTGGGACGTATCTTGGCCAAGTGACGTAACGCGACCGACCGTGACTTTTTGTGAAACAAGGAAATGCATACATAGCAAATGTTCGCACACAGGCTGACGTGAGAAGGTTTAAGAACGTCCATGAGCTGCGATGGTTTATATCCATGCCGCAGTTTTCACTAGTGACTACGGCCTGCGGTGAGTAAAAACTAGCAACTATTGAGGTCTTTAGGAATCCatgtaattcaaaaaattattcgTGAATTGCTTAATGATatttttcattagaaaattAGTCCTTAATGATAAAATCTTTatagttttcttttttgaatgTTTTTCTAGGGAATATTGATGCATTTTTCCCGGTATTAACAATTGAAATCAGGCTTCGAACATGAAAAACAATCATTATATGTTTACCAGTGGGAATCCCGTAAATTATTTGGCGCAGAGGCGATAGAACTGCGCCTAAACTTTCGCCGTACCTGCTCCCACCCCTGCTTTCCTGCGCCACCGTGCGTCACACTGCGTCTCAGCTTGCGCGCGGtctcatactcaaaacgggtacccttctttggaatcttaacgataatcCGTTTTTTCCACTCTCTAGGAAAGTTCTTagattcctaagatttccgtatgggtgaagtagcaaatctgcaggtgtgacgccactagtccaacgtaacatcttcgtctccattaccgcaagacgccgttcattatcttttataatcggccaacactcagaaccatagagagcgactggacggacgataaTATTGTGATATGTGATATAGTTGAATACCAACTGTTACATACTTACTTTTAAATACTTATATATTTGTGAAAGGAATTATAAATAACACCTTTTCAAATAGCAAAGGTCATATTTATAACCTTTTCATTTTGTATgtgtatttatttaaaatttagttATAATTTACCACAatcaattagaaaaaaaaaaatgaacgaacattttgaaattttactacttTTTTCGAGGGTTTATTGAGGTTTGGCACACATGTGGATTTGGCGTTAGAGATTGTTCTACATTTTAAATGactgtatttattttttttctcaggCAGTTCCAGCCGAGGAAGTGGAAGTGGTAAAATCAATAGCAGAAGAGAAGCCTGAACGCGAAGACTTCGACAGGGATCAAGTTGCGTTGGAATCTACTGATCAGGATCCTTCACAGTCCGTATACTTTACTCATCATGGTGTAGGGTCGGCGTCACCTAGAGGTATTCAAACCATAGTTTTATTTCAATGAATTGATGTACTTatgatttcaatttcaatttcagtcCCACCGAATTTATCACCTTTGCCATTAAATCAACAATTTGGTCCGCCATCATCGCAACTTCCTTATTATGGGCCACCCCCTCCGTTGCCAGGCCATTCAGCATCACCAGCTGACCTGAAAGCGTCAAGCACGCTTTCTAATGAACTTTGGACTTCACCTGTTCAAGATACTCCGAAAATTATAGCGCTAGATGTGAAATGTGAAAAAAGTGGAATGAAAGTATTCTTACAATTTGATAAACCTTTCTACGGAATTGTTTTCAGTAAAGGCCATTATAGTAACATAAACTGCATTCATCTCCCAGCAGGGTTAGGAAGATCTTCAGCTACATTTGACATAGGATTACATGTCTGCGGAACGTCCGGCAACATTGAAAATGGACTATATGGTTATGGTTCGGAATCAGGATCGGGAACGTATTTTGAGAATATAGTAGTTATTCAGTATGATCCCCAAGTACAGGAAGTGTGGGATCAAGCTAGAAAACTTAGATGCACTTGGCATGATCAATACGAGAAAAGTGTAACTTTTCGACCATTCCCGGTTGACATGTTGGACGTTGTTCGTGCCGATTTTGCTGGAGATAACGTAGGTTGTTGGATGCAGATTCAAGTTGGAAAAGGACCTTGGGCTTCAGAAGTTTCAGGATTGGTAAAAATAGGGCAAACTATGACAATGGTTTTAGCAATAAAAGACGATGATTCTAAGTTCGATATGCTAGTCCGCAATTGCATGGCGCATGATGGAAAGAAAGCTCCTATTCAACTTGTTGATCAAAGGGGATGTGTAACTAGGCAGAAACTCATGTCTCGatttacaaaaattaaaaatttcggtGCTAGCGCATCTGTTTTGTCTTATGCTCATTTTCAAGCTTTTAAATTTCCGGACTCAATGGAAGTGCATTTCcaatgcacgattcaaatatgTCGATATCAGTGTCCTGATCAGTGTTCTGAATCAAATAATCTTGAAGGACACCATTTACAGTCCGGTCCTGAATCCCAGTATGGACCTCCTCCACCTCCACCACTCTCAGTTGAATCATATTTACACGGCGTTGGACGACCAAGAGATGACAGGCGTGTTCGACATCAAAGAGCTATTAATTCTGAGAAAACGGTTGGTTTGAATCGGATAATTAAGGTTGTCTCCTCAGGAGATCTAACTTTTCCTCTTGATGATCCACTCAATTCGACCCAGGCGACCATTATATTTCCAGGGCGGGAGGACGGCTTAATTTGCATAACAGCACCCGGATTCACATTTACTCTTGTCGTCCTCTTTGGTGTTCTAATAGCGTCTTGTATTTTGTCTATCCTCTTATATATCCGACTGCGACCTTACTCATTCAACGAAAAAGAATATGCAGTTGCCTTCACTAATCCACAGATAACTCAAATCCGATCAGTGTTATCGCAAAGCGAGCAACAAAAGAAGCGAAATAGATTTACAAAATTACTTTTCTCATGAActtactttatttgaaaatatcagTAAATTCGTGGAAGCCTTTGAGACTGACTGCTAGAAAATTCAGACAAATATCAGGGTAATTGAGAGCAGATGGACTAGCATTATAAAACTGTTAACAAATATGATTTAAgcataatattatttatttattattgactCACTATTAAATCTAGAATACATTTCATAAATACATAAAACAGTTACTCAAAACAGTTTCTAGTTTCAATGAATCGACACCTTTCCTTAATTTACCTACCTTTTTAGGGATTTAAACAGTAATAGTAACCTTCTCATCTACATACGCAGTAATCTCTCGTTAAAACTCGTGTGGGAGGAAAAAATTTCAGTTCGTGTTAAGGGTAGATTTGGGCAACTCATGAGTGGGTTATTTAAATAGGTCGTTCCTCAAATAAAGGTTGCATTTTAGGTAAATTTGATGCTTGATATAAGATGGACGGAAAAGATCTCTAGGCAAATTCCCTTAAATTTAATAGCTTTGGAGTATTTGGAATATTTGGATCGGGTGATTGTATGTGAGTAGAACTGGGAAATAGTACTCTGGGAATTAAGGAATGCGTCTCTTGAGTTAagagttaagggggtcatcccatgtgtcgaATCCGcgcaatcgattttttttatggcataaattgtatctatatatagtgtagaatatatgggcaaagtgattttttggtagtcggagttgttcggaaattataatgttaaacacgtgataagtcacattctagatttatgtcgatcgccgtaataaagctcgtatttatcggtccgaatgacttcgctaaaaggacaaaaattgaagccaaggttgtacatgtatttcttcaagaaacctaaggtttatggattagttGAGATTTTATGGGTGAAAATCGCATcacactttttaaatgcgtttttctcgaaaccgcatgttgcaaatcggctgccaccatagctcaaaatctatccaacgacattctttgaaattttcacggcttattcagaacacatttttacggtccgcaaactaggataattgcgattcattcagtagttttttttattcattgaagaagccgttaaaaaataccaaaattcataaaaaaaaagtttaacacgtcaccaaaaatttagtttttaatattttctaataagcctaatttgcggactgtagttaagcctgtacgttaaaatgccgtttaccttttttctttgagatgaacacagcgccctctagcgtggcagcagaaaaacacctttttttggagatgggtgtacaaATTAAtccgtatttcaataatgaaccatGCGATTGGGCTAAAAAAATTACTAttaatgctcaagatattaacaaaTCTATGGTGACAAATCGTATCGTATTtgcacctttatccagttcttcacaaaaaaattttaaagaaagccaaaaaacgtgtgttttattgttttaagatgatttttaaattttcgataGGAAATTTTCCTTATAGTGCGAAGTGAAAATAATGCTGACTCTTTCGAGGTACTCTTTTGAGTCAactcaactaactgagtgagtCGATATGAGTCGACTCACCAGAAAGAGTCATACTTCCCACCACTAGGTAAGAGGTTAATCGAGCGTTGggaatttttttcgtttttttttttcttacatattttgataaaaaagtACGCCAATAATGCCTGTTtaatggtgcttcgagctcgaataacaacaccgcccacaataccctctgacaatcaggtgagagttaacactgaagccattcagaacacagccctccacgacacctatacgagggaaatgaatgccgtaataaccgtagtcaacagaggacctggaaatgaatcatcaacaaatgatcttcacaaccacctgaagaacgttatcattgatacggccacaaacatacttggccccagccgcaaaaggagtcggaacggctggtttgacgatgaatgtcagcgcataccgagtaatattgcattctcaaagaacgcgggcacgcgcagagacttatcacgaactccgtcgagcagagaagcgacttcacagatggaaaaaggaagcctgggagaaccaactgtctgtgaactcgaaaagtacagggagcaaccgcaccaggcgcggaagttttaccaacaagtcagcaggatgaagccttacacacctcgatgctcatcccgccgagacaaagagggaaatctgatttccgacagaatgggcatattggagtgatgggttgagtactttgatgaactactgaacaaccagaacatcggcgagttggaggtcccgccaactgaagacgacgggcaaataatGCCACCAGAAAGTATAGGacaaacagtctgtgcaattcatcggctaaaaaatcataagtcgctaagagccgatggaattacagccgaatgggttaaatatggaggcgaccagttacaccaagtggttcatcaacttgtgctcaaggtatggggcagggaatcaatgcctgacgattggcaacgaggcattatctgtctcatacataaaaagggagatatcacacagtgcagcaattatagaggtatcacgttgctgagtaccatctataagatattctcctcgattttgttaggccggatagccccatacgcccagaacatctttTGCCCACaccaaagatgcttcactcctggcaaatcaacaacagatcagattttctctctgcggcaagcgatggaaaaactgttagaatatggacaccagttgcaccatgtatttgtggcgcggcaggatctgcagcattcgaaatttatttcgaatgttgcggatgcggacgggtagatgacgcggaactctccactcactcatttttagaacgcaccaggggagaattagcggtggaaaaatgccgttggttgggacagtaaggaccgcatggaaataagccagtctcttctgttccaaccgcggcggtgtaaaCACCTAAAGTAATTTGTAATATTTCAAAAGGTTTTTTTAAAGTTAAAGTTTAAAGTTTAAGTTAATAAATTCGAATTGGTTTttaaaagtggtgaccccgacgtgattacattgcattccctgatcagtgatgaccactgcagggacgccaaagcgaggtatccacactcggaaaagggacttcggctatacattccggccacatttcgcaaggaagtgttccacgcagttcacgacttggcacatcccggcatcaggacaacaaaccggttagtcaccggaaaatatttctggccctccatgaacaaggatgtcaattcctgggccagagagagtgcatcgcatgccagaagtgtaaagtctccaggcatgtaagg
The DNA window shown above is from Hermetia illucens chromosome 5, iHerIll2.2.curated.20191125, whole genome shotgun sequence and carries:
- the LOC119658443 gene encoding uncharacterized protein LOC119658443 — translated: MKLVLLIKLCFAMAYLKLQAVPAEEVEVVKSIAEEKPEREDFDRDQVALESTDQDPSQSVYFTHHGVGSASPRVPPNLSPLPLNQQFGPPSSQLPYYGPPPPLPGHSASPADLKASSTLSNELWTSPVQDTPKIIALDVKCEKSGMKVFLQFDKPFYGIVFSKGHYSNINCIHLPAGLGRSSATFDIGLHVCGTSGNIENGLYGYGSESGSGTYFENIVVIQYDPQVQEVWDQARKLRCTWHDQYEKSVTFRPFPVDMLDVVRADFAGDNVGCWMQIQVGKGPWASEVSGLVKIGQTMTMVLAIKDDDSKFDMLVRNCMAHDGKKAPIQLVDQRGCVTRQKLMSRFTKIKNFGASASVLSYAHFQAFKFPDSMEVHFQCTIQICRYQCPDQCSESNNLEGHHLQSGPESQYGPPPPPPLSVESYLHGVGRPRDDRRVRHQRAINSEKTVGLNRIIKVVSSGDLTFPLDDPLNSTQATIIFPGREDGLICITAPGFTFTLVVLFGVLIASCILSILLYIRLRPYSFNEKEYAVAFTNPQITQIRSVLSQSEQQKKRNRFTKLLFS